From the genome of Desulfovibrio sp. Huiquan2017:
TCGTGAACTTATGACGCGCGGTAAGTGCGTTTCACCTCCTTCTGGTTACGAAATTATCCGGTAGATATGCCTTACCATATGACGTCGCAAAACCTTCGCGCAAGCTCTGGCGGGACGATTTCTTCACCTCCCGCCATTTTTTTCGCGAGCGTGACGCAAGCAGCCGCCAGCGCAAGGCCAAGCCCTTCGGGCGGACGCTTCGCGATCCGGCCTTGCCCCGACGACTTTGCTTGCGTCGTCATCCACGCAGGCGACGGCGAGAGGGATGGCGGGTTCGACTCCGACTCAAGGGATGCTGGCTGAGCCTCCTGGAAAAGACAAAATGGAAACTTGCAGCACGAGCTGAACTGGCGGTTGCCGATCTTTGCGCCCAGCTCACGGCATGCAGATGACTTGGCCATATCGTGCAAAACAAGTGAGCCAAGCGGAACGGTCTATTCTCCAGCACGGCTTTTGCCCTGATCCGCTACCTTCCGGTAGGTTGTTGGGCTGGTAGAAGTGTGGAAATAATTCTGGACCAATCGTTCCAATTTGGTTATCTTTCCTCTAGTTGAAAGCGATTCGCCCATAAAAGGGAAAGTTTTATGTCACGTCACCAGGAATTCGACTCGGAAGAAGCGTTGCATCAGGCAATGAAACTTTTTTGGCAGAAAGGGTATGAAGCCACGTCTATTGTGGATTTGTTGAAAGTAACAGGCTTAAGCAAAAGCAGCCTTTATGCAACGTTTGGAGGCAAGCGGGACCTCTTCTTGGCAGCATTTGACACGTATCGTGACGCTCGCAGGGAAGAGGCGAGCCGGGTGCTTAGTCATTCTCCTGCCCGAGACGGGGTCGAACAGTTTTATCGGATTATTCTTGAGGGAGCCAAGGCCGACGAGTTCACTAATGGTTGTATGAGCATTAACCAAGCCGTCGAGATGGCTCCTCACGACGAGGATGTTCGTGTTCGAGTGAAGCAAGATTTTCAGTGTATGGAGAGAATGCTGACTCAGACAATTGAGCGAGGCCGGATTGATGGGTCCATCAAAGGACGGAAAACCCCGAGGGAACTCGCTAGAATACTTGTCGTCGCTTTCCCTGGCTTGCAGGTAATGGTCCGTGCCAAATGCGATAATGAACGACTCGACGAAGCTTTCAACTTAATGCTCTCCCTTCTTGATGAGGAATAATTTTTTTTAACCAATTCTGGACCGTGCGGTCCAATAAAAAACGGAGCTTATCATAATGAAATTTCAACAGATTAGAAATGCTACGGCAATCATAGAATACGCAGGAAGACGATTTCTTGTAGATCCTATGCTGTCGGAAAAAGGTTCATTTCCTGGATTTCCCGGTACAGCGAATTGCGAAATGTCTAATCCCCTGGTCGATTTGCCGGTGCCTATCCATGAACTGAGCCATGTCGATGCCGTGATCCTCACTCACACGCATGCGGACCATTGGGACGAAGCCGCCAAGGCCGCCCTTCCCAAGGACCTCTTGATTTTCGTCCAAAACGAGCAGGACCAGGAAGAAGTGCGTTCAGCGGGATTCACGAATGTCCGTGTAGTGAGCCCGGAAACTGAGTTCGAGGGGATTCGTTTGATCAAGACCCCCGGTCAGCATGGCAGTGACGCGATTATGGAGAAGTTAGGTGACCTGCTTGGCACCGTCTGTGGCGTCATTTTCAAGCATCCTTCTGAAAAGACACTCTATCTGGCCGGGGACACTGTCTGGGATCATCACGTTGAAGGGGCGTTGAAGGTATACAACCCTGACGTTGTCATCCTCAACAGCGGCGATGCTCAAGTGGTCGACCTTGGCTCCATCATCATGGGCAAACAGGATGTCCTGAGGGTTCATGAAGCCGTGCCGAACGCCAAGCTTATCGCTACCCACATGGAAGCGGTCAACCACGCGACACTTTCAAGGAAAGAGCTTCGAGAGTTCGCGGTGGAGAACGGATTTAACGAAAGCATTGCAATACCGGAAGACGGCGAAACCGTAGTGATCTAACGTGAGGTCTTGATATGCGATCACCAAGCATTGGCATAAGCCCTGAAGGCTTTCCCTGTATCGGGTTAACAGGCCTGTCCGCTCTCGTCCTGGCCGTATTGGGCTGGGCCGTCCCAGCCTGTGTCGTTTTGTTGTTGTGCTGGTTTTCGGTTGGTTTCTTTCGTGACCCTGAACGCGTTGTCCCACAGGCTCCGGGCCTGGCAGTCAGCCCTGCCGACGGGAAGGTCATCCGAATGGCAACAAAGTCAGATCCCATGACGGGCGAGGAGCGGCTCTGCGTGAGCAT
Proteins encoded in this window:
- a CDS encoding MBL fold metallo-hydrolase; the encoded protein is MKFQQIRNATAIIEYAGRRFLVDPMLSEKGSFPGFPGTANCEMSNPLVDLPVPIHELSHVDAVILTHTHADHWDEAAKAALPKDLLIFVQNEQDQEEVRSAGFTNVRVVSPETEFEGIRLIKTPGQHGSDAIMEKLGDLLGTVCGVIFKHPSEKTLYLAGDTVWDHHVEGALKVYNPDVVILNSGDAQVVDLGSIIMGKQDVLRVHEAVPNAKLIATHMEAVNHATLSRKELREFAVENGFNESIAIPEDGETVVI
- a CDS encoding TetR/AcrR family transcriptional regulator, translated to MSRHQEFDSEEALHQAMKLFWQKGYEATSIVDLLKVTGLSKSSLYATFGGKRDLFLAAFDTYRDARREEASRVLSHSPARDGVEQFYRIILEGAKADEFTNGCMSINQAVEMAPHDEDVRVRVKQDFQCMERMLTQTIERGRIDGSIKGRKTPRELARILVVAFPGLQVMVRAKCDNERLDEAFNLMLSLLDEE